One segment of Elusimicrobiota bacterium DNA contains the following:
- the murF gene encoding UDP-N-acetylmuramoyl-tripeptide--D-alanyl-D-alanine ligase translates to MELTLTWGDFARAAGGRLLRGRPDAPVRSLCTDSRLLRPGEAFLALKGERFDAHAFLNEHAARAAGGWIVRAGAPLPALQPPCVLEVPDTLKALSDAAAEHRSRFTLPVVGLTGTNGKTTTKEMLRAVLARRGKVCATELNFNNEVGLPMTVLGLRAEHAFAVFEMGASRPGDIAYLCRAARPTLGVLTNIGAAHLEYFGSLERVFKTKAELFEALPADAPAVLNADDPYLCRLLPGLGARAVTFGFGAEARVRALPAEAGEIALRLPDGEARARPGGPIGRPHRLDAAAAAAAAHALGFSAAEIAAGLADFRPAPLRFAQRAHASGAWLLVDAYNANPDSMRAGVETFLETAPPGRRVLVLGDMRELGPESPRFHRELGRWLAGLPLSAVLLAGPLSAETAEGLREKGARFEILHAPDADGLRDALRGLLAPAVSVYFKASRAMRLEALAEAL, encoded by the coding sequence ATGGAACTGACGCTGACCTGGGGAGACTTCGCGCGCGCCGCCGGCGGACGGCTCCTGCGCGGCCGCCCCGACGCCCCCGTGCGCTCCCTCTGCACCGACAGCCGGCTCCTGCGCCCCGGAGAGGCCTTCCTCGCGCTCAAGGGGGAGCGCTTCGACGCCCACGCCTTCCTCAACGAGCACGCCGCTCGCGCCGCCGGCGGCTGGATCGTGCGCGCCGGCGCGCCGCTGCCCGCCCTCCAGCCGCCCTGCGTGCTCGAGGTCCCCGACACGCTGAAGGCCCTCTCCGACGCCGCGGCGGAGCACCGCTCCCGCTTCACCCTCCCCGTCGTGGGGCTCACCGGCACCAACGGCAAGACCACGACCAAGGAGATGCTCCGCGCCGTCCTCGCCCGCCGCGGGAAGGTCTGCGCGACCGAGCTCAACTTCAACAACGAGGTCGGCCTGCCCATGACCGTGCTGGGCCTGCGCGCCGAGCACGCCTTCGCCGTCTTCGAGATGGGGGCCTCCCGCCCGGGGGACATCGCGTACCTCTGCCGGGCGGCCCGACCGACGCTCGGCGTCCTCACGAACATCGGCGCGGCCCACCTCGAGTACTTCGGCAGTCTCGAGCGCGTGTTCAAGACCAAGGCGGAGCTCTTCGAAGCGCTGCCGGCCGACGCCCCCGCGGTGCTCAACGCCGACGACCCCTATCTCTGCCGCCTGCTGCCGGGCCTCGGCGCGCGCGCGGTCACCTTCGGCTTCGGCGCGGAGGCGCGCGTGCGCGCGCTCCCGGCCGAGGCCGGGGAGATCGCCCTGCGCCTGCCCGACGGAGAGGCCCGCGCCCGTCCGGGGGGGCCGATCGGGCGTCCCCACCGCCTCGACGCGGCGGCGGCGGCCGCCGCCGCCCACGCGCTCGGCTTCTCCGCCGCGGAGATCGCCGCCGGCCTCGCGGATTTCCGCCCGGCGCCGCTGCGCTTCGCGCAGCGCGCGCATGCGAGCGGAGCCTGGCTGCTCGTCGACGCCTACAACGCCAACCCGGACTCGATGCGGGCCGGGGTGGAGACCTTCCTGGAGACCGCCCCGCCCGGCCGGCGGGTCCTCGTGCTCGGCGACATGCGCGAGCTGGGCCCGGAGTCGCCGCGCTTCCACCGCGAACTGGGCCGCTGGCTCGCCGGCCTCCCGCTCTCCGCCGTCCTCCTCGCCGGGCCCCTGAGCGCCGAGACCGCCGAGGGGCTGCGGGAGAAGGGCGCCCGCTTCGAGATCCTCCACGCTCCCGACGCCGACGGGCTGCGAGACGCCCTGCGCGGCCTGCTCGCACCCGCCGTCAGCGTCTACTTCAAGGCCTCGCGCGCCATGCGCCTGGAGGCCCTCGCGGAGGCGCTCTGA
- the murD gene encoding UDP-N-acetylmuramoyl-L-alanine--D-glutamate ligase, translating to MKKRKAAKKSAARGKKAPPRKAARKAPVRRPRPAPPQDRFLPAAWKGKRALVLGLGRSGFHAAVLLRRKGFRVLVQDDKQRRDLPFADKLPEGVVLEAGGRMEKVLTCGFAVKSPGLLPGASVLAKLKEAGIPVFSELEVALAFCPPDVRVVAVTGTNGKTTTAHLTEAVFRAARRRVHLVGNVGTPLSAEAARVRKGDVLVLEVSSYQLEDSRRFRPSSAAILNITSDHVDHHGSMAAYVAAKARVFRDMDRGGVCVFNSADPLCFGLARTCRARRLLFALSPSTAGSAWVEGGKIFARLPGEKKPRKLAPPRLPGDHNLENAMAAALLALSQKVPDAAIAKAFRAFRGVEHRIEDCGSHHGLDCINDSKATNVDSTLVALKSLDERAGKILLILGGLAKPGGFAALRPLVSRCAKAVLTIGSAAAKIEEDLAGAAPVFPCETLAQAVEVAFRIGQKGETLLLSPACASMDQFRDFEHRGRAFKELVETTKPR from the coding sequence TTGAAGAAGCGGAAGGCGGCGAAAAAGTCTGCGGCGCGCGGGAAGAAGGCGCCTCCGCGCAAGGCGGCGAGAAAGGCGCCCGTCCGCCGGCCCAGGCCGGCGCCGCCCCAGGACCGGTTCCTCCCCGCCGCCTGGAAGGGCAAGCGCGCCCTCGTGCTCGGCCTGGGACGCTCGGGCTTCCACGCCGCCGTCCTGCTGCGCCGCAAGGGCTTCCGCGTCCTCGTCCAGGACGACAAGCAGCGCCGCGACCTCCCGTTCGCCGACAAGCTGCCCGAGGGCGTCGTCCTCGAGGCGGGCGGCCGCATGGAGAAGGTCCTCACCTGCGGCTTCGCGGTGAAGAGCCCCGGCCTCCTGCCGGGAGCGAGCGTGCTCGCGAAGCTGAAAGAGGCGGGCATCCCGGTCTTCAGCGAGCTCGAGGTCGCCCTCGCCTTCTGCCCGCCCGACGTCCGCGTCGTGGCGGTGACGGGGACCAACGGGAAGACCACGACGGCGCACCTGACCGAGGCCGTCTTCCGAGCCGCGCGCCGCCGCGTCCATCTCGTCGGGAACGTCGGGACCCCGCTCTCCGCCGAAGCCGCCCGCGTCCGGAAGGGAGACGTCCTCGTCCTCGAGGTCTCGAGCTACCAGCTCGAGGACAGCCGCCGGTTCCGTCCGTCCTCGGCGGCGATCCTCAACATCACCTCCGACCACGTCGACCACCACGGCAGCATGGCCGCGTACGTCGCGGCGAAGGCCCGGGTCTTCCGCGACATGGACCGCGGAGGCGTCTGCGTCTTCAATTCGGCCGACCCTCTCTGCTTCGGGCTCGCCCGGACCTGCCGGGCCCGCCGCCTCCTCTTCGCGCTCTCGCCCTCGACGGCGGGCTCGGCCTGGGTCGAGGGGGGGAAGATCTTCGCGCGCCTGCCGGGCGAGAAGAAGCCCCGGAAGCTCGCGCCCCCGCGGCTCCCCGGCGACCACAACCTCGAGAACGCGATGGCGGCCGCCCTCCTCGCCCTCTCGCAGAAGGTCCCCGACGCCGCCATCGCGAAGGCCTTCCGCGCCTTCCGCGGCGTCGAGCACCGCATCGAGGACTGCGGGAGCCACCACGGACTCGACTGCATCAACGACTCCAAGGCCACGAACGTCGACTCCACCCTCGTCGCGCTCAAGAGCCTCGACGAGCGCGCCGGGAAGATCCTCCTCATCCTCGGCGGGCTGGCCAAGCCCGGCGGCTTCGCCGCGCTGCGCCCGCTCGTCTCCCGCTGCGCGAAGGCGGTGCTCACCATCGGCAGCGCGGCCGCCAAGATCGAAGAGGACCTCGCCGGCGCCGCGCCCGTCTTCCCCTGCGAGACCCTCGCGCAGGCCGTCGAGGTGGCCTTCCGCATCGGGCAGAAGGGCGAGACGCTCCTGCTCTCTCCCGCCTGCGCCTCGATGGACCAGTTCAGGGACTTCGAGCACCGCGGCCGCGCCTTCAAGGAGCTGGTCGAGACGACGAAGCCGCGATGA
- the surE gene encoding 5'/3'-nucleotidase SurE, with protein sequence MKRPCRRPRILVVNDDGLPGAGLLPLIAVLSGLGEVVAVVPEGERSAVSHCLTLRHPLRMREVRAGLYAVDGTPADCARLGLLEVLKGRADLVVSGINDGYNLGSDVVYSGTVAGALEGVLLGAPALSVSRGRSRRSRDFIPAAEAAGKVAARILARGLPPGVCLNVNVPALPKARLKGFRTARLGRRLYSKKVEVRRDPNGKRYFWLSGPYVSSVLEPGTDVRAVADGFVSVTPLNIDHTYLPMMDELRTWSF encoded by the coding sequence GTGAAGCGTCCCTGCCGACGGCCTCGGATCCTCGTCGTCAACGACGACGGGCTCCCGGGCGCCGGCCTGCTTCCCCTCATCGCGGTGCTCTCCGGATTGGGAGAGGTCGTCGCGGTGGTCCCGGAGGGGGAACGCTCCGCGGTGAGCCACTGCCTCACCCTGCGCCATCCGCTGCGCATGCGCGAGGTGCGCGCCGGCCTCTACGCCGTCGACGGGACCCCGGCGGACTGCGCGCGCCTGGGGCTCCTCGAGGTCCTCAAGGGCCGGGCCGACCTCGTCGTCTCCGGGATCAACGACGGCTACAACCTGGGCTCCGACGTCGTCTACTCGGGCACGGTCGCCGGCGCCCTCGAAGGGGTCCTCCTCGGCGCGCCCGCCCTCTCCGTCAGCCGGGGCCGCTCGCGCCGCTCCCGCGACTTCATCCCCGCGGCCGAAGCCGCAGGCAAGGTCGCGGCCCGCATCCTCGCGCGCGGCCTGCCTCCGGGCGTCTGCCTCAACGTGAACGTCCCCGCCCTGCCGAAGGCGCGGCTGAAGGGTTTCCGGACCGCGCGGCTCGGACGCCGCCTCTACTCGAAGAAGGTCGAGGTCCGGCGCGACCCCAACGGGAAGCGCTATTTCTGGCTCTCCGGCCCGTACGTCTCCAGCGTCCTGGAACCGGGCACCGACGTACGCGCGGTCGCCGACGGCTTCGTCTCCGTGACCCCGCTGAACATCGACCACACCTATCTTCCCATGATGGACGAGCTGCGCACATGGTCCTTCTAG
- the murG gene encoding undecaprenyldiphospho-muramoylpentapeptide beta-N-acetylglucosaminyltransferase produces MRIVIACGGTGGHFYPGYALGRRLRERGHEVLFVLRSDDPAAARLEADDLPYAELDLRGLPRKVSTELLAFPWRLGRSVLAARALIRAWRPSAAVGMGGYLTFPLGAAARSCGIPVVLHESNAVLGLAVRAILPFADALALGLPLCDPGAAPGATLTGTPVRSGFSKLPDSTEARRRLSLEPERATLLVFGGSQGARAVNRAAPAALARLRAEGVRPQVLHLAGRAEAEETSRLYREAGLPEARVLPYLEDMPAAYAAADVVLCRAGAATLAELAAARRAAVLVPYPSAAAGHQERNARVLETAGAARMLKEPFPPEALADRLRELFSDAALRARMADAYARIGLPSAKESASALADLVEKVVRAHPRRNA; encoded by the coding sequence ATGCGCATCGTCATCGCCTGCGGGGGGACCGGCGGCCATTTCTACCCCGGCTACGCGCTCGGACGCCGTCTGCGCGAGCGCGGCCACGAAGTCCTCTTCGTGTTGCGCAGCGACGACCCCGCGGCCGCGCGCCTCGAGGCCGACGACCTCCCGTACGCGGAGCTCGACCTGCGCGGCCTGCCCCGCAAGGTCTCCACCGAGCTCCTCGCGTTCCCCTGGCGCCTGGGACGCAGCGTCCTGGCGGCGCGCGCGCTGATCCGCGCCTGGCGGCCCTCCGCGGCCGTCGGGATGGGGGGCTACCTGACCTTCCCGCTCGGGGCCGCCGCGCGCTCGTGCGGGATCCCGGTCGTGCTCCATGAATCCAACGCCGTGCTCGGCCTGGCGGTCCGCGCGATCCTCCCCTTCGCCGACGCCCTCGCCCTCGGCCTCCCGCTCTGCGACCCGGGCGCCGCGCCCGGAGCGACGCTCACCGGCACGCCGGTGCGCTCCGGCTTCTCGAAACTCCCCGACTCGACCGAGGCCCGCCGCCGGCTCTCCCTCGAGCCCGAACGGGCGACCCTCCTGGTCTTCGGCGGCTCCCAGGGAGCCCGCGCGGTGAACCGGGCCGCCCCCGCGGCGCTCGCGCGCCTGCGCGCCGAGGGCGTCCGTCCGCAAGTCCTCCACCTCGCCGGGCGCGCGGAGGCGGAAGAGACGTCGCGCCTCTATCGTGAAGCCGGACTCCCCGAAGCGCGCGTCCTTCCCTATCTCGAGGATATGCCGGCCGCGTACGCGGCCGCCGACGTCGTGCTCTGCCGAGCCGGCGCCGCCACCCTGGCCGAACTGGCGGCCGCGCGCCGCGCGGCGGTCCTCGTCCCCTACCCCAGCGCCGCCGCCGGGCACCAGGAGCGCAACGCCCGCGTGCTCGAGACGGCAGGCGCCGCGCGGATGCTCAAGGAACCCTTCCCGCCGGAGGCCCTCGCCGACCGCCTGCGCGAGCTTTTCTCCGACGCGGCCCTGCGCGCGCGGATGGCGGACGCCTACGCCCGCATCGGGCTGCCCTCCGCGAAGGAGAGCGCTTCGGCCCTCGCCGACCTCGTCGAAAAGGTCGTGCGCGCGCACCCGCGGAGGAACGCGTGA
- a CDS encoding UDP-N-acetylmuramoyl-L-alanyl-D-glutamate--2,6-diaminopimelate ligase: MRLAEVLRGVQHPPLGAAGDREASDVAHDSRRVLPGTVFFALPGARTDGNRHAREAVERGAAAVVSELAPPPPPMTLARPGGGGAAWVQVPDAFEAMSRGANNFFGDPSAGLSVVGITGTNGKTTTAWFLESVFSRCGKVPGLVGTIAHRLRHRVLEKAANTTPYSLDLLRLLARMREGGATHVAMEVSSHALSTKRVEDVEFDAAVLTNLQRDHLDFHKTHEAYLEAKLRLFELLDRASSSKRERAAVVNRDDPAFARFARAAEGARLVSYGFHEAADLRAEGVVLGRRGTTFRLRRTGAEAAVTLRLLGRHNVSNALAAAAAAWALGLPEQGVLEGLAALECVPGRLEPVEAGQEFAVLVDFAHTAEALASALETVRALPHRRIVTVFGCGGDRDPGKRAPMGEAAAAGSDVVLATSDNPRGEDPLAILAAVEEGLKRAGRQNYRIVPDRREAIREAVRLAQPEDLVLIAGKGHEDHQILRERTVRFDDREVAREALKDLGRC; the protein is encoded by the coding sequence ATGAGGCTCGCGGAGGTCCTGCGCGGCGTCCAGCACCCGCCGCTCGGCGCCGCGGGAGACCGCGAGGCCTCCGACGTCGCCCACGACTCCCGGCGCGTCCTGCCCGGCACCGTCTTCTTCGCGCTGCCCGGCGCCCGCACCGACGGGAACCGGCATGCCCGCGAGGCCGTCGAGCGCGGCGCGGCGGCCGTGGTCAGCGAGCTCGCGCCGCCCCCGCCGCCGATGACGCTCGCGCGTCCGGGAGGAGGGGGCGCCGCCTGGGTGCAGGTCCCCGACGCGTTCGAGGCCATGAGCCGCGGGGCGAACAACTTCTTCGGCGACCCGAGCGCGGGGCTCTCCGTCGTCGGGATCACCGGGACCAACGGGAAGACGACGACGGCGTGGTTCCTCGAATCCGTGTTCAGCCGCTGCGGGAAGGTCCCCGGCCTCGTGGGGACCATCGCCCACCGCCTGCGCCACCGGGTCCTCGAGAAGGCGGCGAACACCACGCCCTACAGCCTCGACCTCCTGCGCCTGCTCGCGCGCATGCGCGAGGGCGGAGCCACGCACGTCGCGATGGAGGTCTCCTCTCACGCGCTCTCGACGAAGCGCGTCGAGGACGTCGAGTTCGACGCCGCGGTCCTCACCAACCTCCAGCGCGACCACCTCGACTTCCACAAGACGCACGAGGCCTACCTCGAGGCCAAGCTCCGGCTCTTCGAGCTCCTCGACCGGGCCTCCTCCTCGAAGCGCGAGCGCGCGGCCGTGGTCAACCGCGACGACCCGGCCTTCGCGCGCTTCGCCCGCGCGGCCGAGGGAGCCCGCCTCGTCAGCTACGGCTTCCACGAGGCCGCCGACCTCCGCGCCGAGGGCGTGGTGCTCGGCCGCCGCGGCACGACCTTCCGCCTCCGGCGCACGGGCGCGGAGGCGGCGGTCACCCTGCGCCTGCTCGGGCGCCACAACGTCTCCAACGCCCTGGCGGCGGCGGCGGCGGCGTGGGCGCTGGGCCTCCCGGAACAGGGCGTCCTGGAAGGGCTCGCGGCCCTGGAATGCGTCCCGGGCCGGCTGGAGCCCGTCGAGGCGGGCCAGGAGTTCGCCGTGCTCGTCGATTTCGCCCATACCGCCGAGGCCCTCGCCTCGGCGCTCGAGACCGTGCGCGCGCTGCCGCACCGCCGCATCGTGACCGTCTTCGGCTGCGGCGGAGACCGCGACCCCGGGAAGCGCGCGCCGATGGGAGAGGCCGCGGCCGCGGGCAGCGACGTCGTCCTCGCGACGAGCGACAACCCTCGCGGGGAGGACCCGCTCGCGATCCTCGCCGCGGTCGAGGAGGGGCTCAAGCGCGCCGGCCGGCAAAATTATAGAATCGTCCCCGACCGACGGGAAGCGATCCGCGAGGCCGTGCGCCTGGCCCAGCCCGAGGACCTCGTCCTCATCGCCGGGAAGGGGCACGAGGACCATCAGATCCTGCGCGAGCGCACCGTGCGCTTCGACGACCGCGAGGTCGCCCGCGAGGCCCTGAAGGACCTGGGCCGATGCTGA
- the mraY gene encoding phospho-N-acetylmuramoyl-pentapeptide-transferase, with product MLYYLHLLRESWGPLNVFRYITFRSGGAMLTALGISLLFGPSLIALLREKKIGQQQRTDGPKSHLAKHGTPTMGGLLILLALTLSTLLWMRPDVRFTWILLFVTAALGAVGFWDDYLKLVRKDPRGAPSRLKFAVQIAAAVVVVAWLAVRPPNGDYVDSLLVPYTKGLYVALGSLYFVLGVLIIVGSSNAVNLTDGLDGLAAGSIIFCAIAYGVFAYTAGNAKFADYLRIIHVENAGEIAVFCAALIGACLGFLWFNAYPAEVFMGDTSSLFLGGVIGTIALCVKQELILPVVGGVFVVETLSVILQMGSYKLRGGKRVFRMAPIHHHFELGGVAESKVTVRFWITCIVLMLAALASLKVR from the coding sequence ATGCTCTATTATCTCCATCTGCTGCGTGAGTCCTGGGGCCCGCTCAACGTCTTCCGCTACATCACCTTCCGCAGCGGCGGCGCCATGCTGACCGCCCTCGGGATCTCCCTGCTCTTCGGGCCCTCCCTCATCGCCCTGCTGCGCGAGAAGAAGATCGGCCAGCAGCAGCGCACCGACGGTCCCAAGAGCCACCTCGCCAAGCACGGCACGCCGACGATGGGAGGCCTGCTCATCCTCCTCGCGCTGACCCTCTCGACCCTGCTCTGGATGCGGCCCGACGTCCGCTTCACCTGGATACTCCTCTTCGTCACCGCCGCGCTGGGGGCGGTCGGCTTCTGGGACGACTACCTCAAGCTCGTGCGCAAGGACCCGCGCGGGGCGCCCTCGCGGCTCAAGTTCGCCGTCCAGATCGCCGCGGCGGTCGTCGTCGTCGCCTGGCTCGCGGTGCGCCCGCCCAACGGAGACTACGTCGACTCCCTGCTCGTCCCCTACACCAAGGGACTCTACGTCGCGCTGGGCTCGCTCTACTTCGTGCTCGGCGTACTGATCATCGTCGGCTCCTCCAACGCGGTGAACCTCACCGACGGACTCGACGGGCTGGCGGCCGGCTCGATCATCTTCTGCGCCATCGCCTACGGCGTGTTCGCCTACACGGCCGGCAACGCCAAGTTCGCCGACTACCTGCGGATCATCCACGTCGAGAACGCCGGAGAGATCGCCGTCTTCTGCGCCGCCCTCATCGGCGCCTGCCTCGGCTTCCTCTGGTTCAACGCCTACCCGGCCGAGGTCTTCATGGGCGACACCTCCTCGCTCTTCCTCGGAGGCGTCATCGGCACCATCGCGCTCTGCGTCAAGCAGGAGCTCATCCTCCCGGTCGTCGGCGGGGTCTTCGTCGTCGAGACCCTCTCCGTCATCCTCCAGATGGGCTCCTACAAGCTCCGGGGCGGCAAGCGCGTCTTCCGCATGGCCCCCATCCACCACCACTTCGAGCTCGGCGGGGTCGCGGAGTCCAAGGTCACCGTCCGCTTCTGGATCACCTGCATCGTGCTCATGCTGGCCGCCCTGGCCTCGCTGAAGGTGCGCTGA
- the ftsW gene encoding putative lipid II flippase FtsW: MIPRARRRDAQSDYGLLLAALLLLGFGLMMMWSASAILADQQMHDSLFFLKRQGLFAAVGLMLMAFFARTDYHRLRGWVWPAFFVSVLLLAAVLFMPPVAGVRRWIRLGPFGLQPAEFAKLSVILFIADFVDRKKSRIGSPLIGLLVPLGVVAVPLVLMGLEPDLGTPALIFATVILTLFIGGARVSYVLGAILAAVPIVIVELLRKPYRRKRLLTFLDPFEQAQGAGYQLAQSLIAVGSGGWFGKGLGASQLKLMYLPAPHTDFIFPIVCEELGFVGALAVLALFASLLMRGLRAARHAPDLFGSLLASGLTLLLVLQAFFNVAMSIGLIPTKGIPLPFFSYGGSSLLVSLCAVGILLNISRQGASPTR, encoded by the coding sequence ATGATCCCCCGCGCGCGCCGCCGCGACGCGCAGTCCGACTACGGCCTGCTCCTGGCCGCCCTCCTCCTGCTCGGCTTCGGTCTCATGATGATGTGGTCCGCGAGCGCGATCCTCGCCGACCAGCAGATGCACGACTCCCTCTTCTTCCTCAAGCGCCAGGGCCTCTTCGCCGCCGTCGGCCTCATGCTCATGGCCTTCTTCGCCCGCACCGACTACCACCGCCTGCGCGGCTGGGTCTGGCCGGCCTTCTTCGTGAGCGTCCTCCTGCTGGCGGCGGTGCTCTTCATGCCCCCGGTGGCGGGGGTGCGCCGCTGGATCCGCCTCGGGCCCTTCGGGCTCCAGCCGGCCGAGTTCGCGAAGCTCTCGGTCATCCTCTTCATCGCGGATTTCGTCGACCGCAAGAAGAGCCGCATCGGCTCCCCGCTGATCGGCCTCCTCGTCCCGCTCGGGGTGGTCGCCGTCCCGCTGGTCCTCATGGGCCTGGAGCCCGACCTCGGCACGCCGGCGCTCATCTTCGCGACGGTCATCCTCACCCTGTTCATCGGCGGCGCCCGCGTCTCCTACGTGCTCGGCGCCATCCTGGCGGCCGTCCCGATCGTCATCGTCGAGCTCCTGCGCAAGCCCTACCGCCGCAAGCGCCTGCTCACCTTCCTCGACCCCTTCGAGCAGGCCCAGGGCGCGGGCTACCAGCTCGCGCAGTCGCTCATCGCGGTCGGCTCGGGGGGCTGGTTCGGGAAGGGCCTCGGCGCCTCCCAGCTCAAGCTCATGTACCTCCCCGCCCCGCACACCGACTTCATCTTCCCCATCGTCTGTGAAGAGCTCGGCTTCGTCGGCGCCCTCGCGGTCCTCGCCCTCTTCGCCTCCCTGCTCATGCGCGGGCTCCGGGCCGCGCGGCACGCCCCCGACCTCTTCGGCAGCCTCCTCGCCTCCGGCCTCACGCTCCTGCTGGTCCTGCAGGCCTTCTTCAACGTCGCGATGTCCATCGGCCTCATCCCCACCAAGGGCATCCCCCTGCCCTTCTTCTCCTACGGCGGCTCCTCCCTGCTCGTGAGCCTCTGTGCGGTGGGGATCCTGCTCAACATCTCCCGCCAGGGCGCGAGCCCGACGCGCTGA